In one window of Henckelia pumila isolate YLH828 chromosome 1, ASM3356847v2, whole genome shotgun sequence DNA:
- the LOC140875645 gene encoding epoxide hydrolase 1-like produces the protein MEKIEHKIVPINGLNMHVAELGEGPLVLFLHGFPELWYSWRHQMLYMAARGFRAVAPDMRGYGDTTGAPLDDPSKFTIPHLVGDLVSLLDAIGPNEGKVFVVGHDWGAYIAWHLCLYRPDRVKALVNLSVAYIPRDPRINLLELLRVMGDEHYVIRFQEAGDIEAEFASVGVKEVVKYILSYRNPGPFLFPKDRRLDYNTERAPWLSEDELLYYVSKFEQTGFTGGVNYYRAIGMNWELNAPWTGARVHVPAKFIVGELDLAYHMPGTKDYIHGGGFKSDVPLLQETVVIEGAAHFVNQERPDEINEHIYTFLKQF, from the exons ATGGAGAAGATCGAGCACAAGATAGTCCCCATCAATGGCCTGAACATGCACGTAGCTGAATTGGGTGAAGGCCCTTTGGTTCTTTTCTTGCACGGTTTCCCCGAGCTATGGTACTCGTGGCGCCACCAGATGCTGTACATGGCTGCGCGTGGCTTCCGCGCGGTGGCGCCGGACATGAGGGGATACGGGGATACCACCGGCGCACCCCTCGATGACCCTTCAAAGTTCACCATCCCCCATTTGGTGGGAGACTTGGTTTCGCTTCTGGATGCCATTGGTCCGAATGAAGGGAAGGTGTTTGTTGTTGGGCATGACTGGGGCGCTTACATTGCCTGGCATCTGTGCTTGTACCGGCCGGATAGGGTCAAAGCTTTGGTGAACTTGAGCGTCGCGTATATTCCCAGGGATCCTCGGATTAATTTATTGGAGTTGCTTCGTGTGATGGGCGATGAACATTATGTTATCAGATTTCAG GAAGCTGGGGATATAGAAGCCGAGTTTGCAAGTGTTGGGGTTAAAGAAGTTGTCAAGTATATCCTTTCATACCGCAATCCAGGTCCATTTCTTTTTCCAAAAGATAGAAGATTAGACTACAATACTGAAAGAGCACCCTGGTTATCAGAAGACGAGTTGCTCTATTACGTAAGCAAATTCGAGCAGACTGGATTCACCGGAGGAGTGAATTACTACCGCGCTATTGGCAT GAATTGGGAACTGAATGCCCCATGGACTGGGGCTCGAGTACATGTGCCGGCAAAGTTCATTGTAGGGGAATTAGACTTGGCCTATCATATGCCAGGGACTAAAGATTATATACATGGAGGCGGGTTCAAGAGCGATGTGCCGTTGTTGCAGGAAACTGTGGTGATAGAAGGTGCTGCTCACTTTGTGAATCAAGAAAGACCAGATGAGATCAATGAACACATTTACACTTTTCTTAAGCAGTTCTAA